A stretch of the Actinomyces faecalis genome encodes the following:
- a CDS encoding TIM barrel protein, with protein MATINGIEQAVSCYGYTQQFIERDDWSIDTIFEHVAAKGVSKVELVGAQTFQQYPTPRADEIDAVLEAGRRHGVEVYSYGGYVDLGRITGYRMSQEDILSDIRLDIMTARALGATVMRATGFGPELAPQVNDLAEKYGVKIGFEIHAPHTPSDPTTLGFMETIDRHQLGSFGLVPDFGIFIERPTQIAVERYVGLGAKRENLDWIIAHRHGGMSEEEMWEHVRTTMGGGEGERIAISEWFGYLSFAPAELDTFGDMVPFVNYVHGKFYHLEREADGRIVEPTIPYEQALSILVKGGFQGVFLTEYEGHAFYLDDADEQIDRHLELCRGILETL; from the coding sequence ATGGCAACGATCAACGGTATTGAGCAAGCCGTCTCCTGCTACGGCTACACCCAGCAGTTCATTGAGCGTGATGACTGGAGCATCGACACCATCTTTGAGCACGTGGCTGCCAAGGGCGTGTCCAAGGTGGAGCTGGTGGGAGCCCAGACCTTCCAGCAGTACCCCACCCCGCGCGCCGACGAGATCGACGCGGTCCTGGAGGCTGGCCGCCGGCACGGCGTCGAGGTCTACTCCTACGGCGGCTACGTGGACCTGGGCCGTATCACCGGCTACCGGATGAGCCAGGAGGACATCCTCTCCGACATCCGCCTGGACATCATGACGGCGCGTGCCCTGGGCGCCACCGTCATGCGTGCCACCGGCTTCGGCCCGGAGCTGGCGCCCCAGGTCAACGACCTGGCCGAGAAGTACGGAGTGAAGATCGGCTTCGAGATCCATGCCCCGCACACGCCGTCGGACCCCACCACCCTGGGATTCATGGAGACGATCGACAGGCACCAGCTGGGCAGCTTTGGCCTGGTCCCGGACTTCGGCATTTTCATTGAGCGTCCCACCCAGATCGCGGTGGAACGTTACGTGGGCCTGGGTGCCAAGCGCGAGAACCTCGACTGGATCATCGCTCACCGCCACGGCGGGATGAGCGAGGAGGAGATGTGGGAGCACGTGCGCACCACCATGGGTGGTGGTGAGGGGGAGAGGATCGCTATCTCTGAGTGGTTTGGGTACCTGTCCTTTGCCCCCGCCGAGCTGGACACCTTTGGGGACATGGTGCCGTTCGTCAACTACGTGCACGGCAAGTTCTACCACCTGGAGCGTGAGGCTGACGGACGGATCGTGGAGCCGACCATCCCCTATGAGCAGGCCTTGAGCATCCTTGTCAAGGGCGGGTTCCAGGGTGTCTTCCTCACTGAGTACGAGGGGCACGCCTTCTACCTTGACGACGCCGACGAGCAGATCGATCGCCACCTCGAGCTGTGCCGAGGGATCCTGGAGACGCTGTGA
- a CDS encoding GMC oxidoreductase gives MADSQNIDRHFDAIVIGSGPAGSTAVHELTQAGMDVLLLEAGRELTEEDFTPPVYGKPKGMGLDLGVRAKRVLKDHQWNQARRSFYSDTSSRFLVNDWEHPYTYPLNAPFLYIRSRLLGGRMHAYGRVLQRMSDLDFKAASLDGVGIDWPFEYKDIAPYYDRVEELVGLYGDDDPGVTHPPAGKYIGPSHLNEMETEFKHVVEQRWPERHVIGYRFQAPFLDRVPPGIREARKTGRLTIRTHAVVTRITTDPRTGLATGAVFVDARTKVEHKVVGDVVLLCASAIESVRLLLSSGSSRHPEGLANSNGLVGHYLLEQALALGYGDDPKRPGYFGPSTQAEPDPFYGGSGGFLIPRYQNMNGQTERFKRGYSFQGLAGRVPVPEDAPGMFGFGAGIEMLPQFGNHVRLNKRVKDKWGVPAPHIVVRNNDNDRLMVDAAVRDINEMMDAAGLRKNFVASNFGIHSRTVWPDFNPAQRAIFRMGIRMSVMNGVSIHEAGGARMGHDPALSVLNGVNQSWDVPNLFVTDAASFPTGSTEGPALTIMAVTARACDYIARAHASGELTRPTQDVAL, from the coding sequence ATGGCAGACAGCCAGAACATCGATCGTCACTTTGACGCCATCGTCATCGGATCCGGTCCGGCCGGTTCTACCGCGGTCCATGAGCTCACGCAGGCGGGCATGGATGTCCTCCTGCTGGAGGCCGGCCGAGAGCTGACCGAAGAGGACTTCACGCCACCGGTATACGGAAAGCCGAAAGGTATGGGCCTCGACCTTGGCGTCCGGGCAAAGCGGGTCCTCAAGGACCACCAGTGGAACCAGGCCCGGCGCTCTTTCTACTCTGACACCTCCTCCCGTTTCCTCGTCAATGACTGGGAGCACCCCTACACCTACCCGCTGAACGCGCCCTTCCTCTACATCCGTTCCCGCCTCCTGGGTGGGCGCATGCACGCCTACGGACGCGTGCTCCAGCGCATGAGTGACCTTGACTTCAAGGCCGCGTCTCTCGATGGCGTGGGTATCGACTGGCCTTTCGAGTACAAGGACATCGCTCCTTACTACGACCGCGTCGAGGAGCTCGTCGGCCTGTATGGCGACGACGATCCTGGCGTCACCCACCCTCCGGCGGGAAAGTACATCGGCCCCAGCCACCTCAACGAGATGGAGACTGAGTTCAAGCACGTCGTCGAACAGCGCTGGCCGGAGCGTCACGTCATCGGCTACCGGTTCCAGGCCCCTTTCCTGGACCGAGTGCCACCGGGGATCCGTGAGGCCCGCAAGACGGGCCGGCTGACGATCCGCACCCACGCCGTCGTCACACGTATCACCACTGACCCGCGCACAGGGCTGGCTACCGGGGCCGTGTTCGTGGATGCACGCACCAAGGTGGAGCACAAGGTGGTGGGCGACGTCGTCCTGCTGTGCGCCTCAGCCATCGAGTCGGTGCGGCTGCTGCTGAGCTCCGGGAGCTCGCGTCACCCTGAGGGGCTGGCCAACTCCAACGGGCTCGTGGGCCACTACCTGCTGGAGCAGGCCCTGGCCCTGGGGTACGGCGACGACCCCAAGCGGCCCGGATACTTCGGTCCCTCCACCCAGGCCGAGCCCGATCCGTTCTACGGTGGTAGCGGCGGCTTCCTCATCCCCCGCTACCAGAACATGAACGGACAGACCGAGCGATTCAAGCGTGGCTACTCCTTCCAGGGACTGGCGGGACGTGTGCCGGTCCCCGAGGACGCCCCCGGCATGTTTGGGTTTGGGGCAGGAATTGAGATGCTGCCGCAGTTCGGTAACCACGTGCGCCTCAACAAGCGCGTCAAGGACAAGTGGGGAGTGCCTGCGCCGCACATCGTGGTGCGCAACAATGACAACGACCGCCTCATGGTCGATGCCGCCGTGCGGGACATCAACGAGATGATGGATGCGGCAGGACTGCGCAAGAATTTTGTGGCCTCCAACTTCGGCATCCACTCGCGCACGGTCTGGCCGGACTTCAACCCGGCGCAGCGGGCGATCTTCCGCATGGGTATCCGCATGTCGGTGATGAATGGGGTGTCGATCCACGAGGCAGGGGGAGCCCGCATGGGCCACGACCCGGCACTGAGCGTCCTCAACGGCGTCAACCAGTCCTGGGACGTGCCCAACCTCTTCGTCACTGACGCAGCCTCCTTCCCCACCGGATCGACCGAGGGACCAGCCCTGACGATCATGGCCGTGACGGCGCGCGCCTGTGACTACATCGCCAGGGCCCATGCCTCGGGTGAGCTGACCCGACCAACCCAGGACGTGGCTCTCTAA
- a CDS encoding Gfo/Idh/MocA family protein: MSDKLRVGIVGLGFIGTQKHLVGLAQHKDKAEVVAFCDYDIERAEAAKAQWGNDSAYTTTDYKRLTEDPDIDVIHVCTWNANHCEITCAALEGGKHVLVEKPMAVTAEDARLMRDTAKRVGKKLSVGFQYRQREEYQFLKALVDEGKFGEIYTAKAHATRRRGVPIWGVFTDKSKQGGGPLIDLGGHSIDVCLWLMNNYEIASVTGVVNYKLGDKPQGNIGGEWDPATYEVEDSAFGFVTFKNGASLFVEASWALNIKAAREGCVTLCGTEAGAETIQDPSGSANLVVEVNQIEGGKQTNTTFGEGGAYFSAGGVGGAQNGFAYMGGREAGLWLDAIINDTEPYVTADQAVVVTEILDGIYTSAAQGGKPVYFD, encoded by the coding sequence ATGAGTGACAAGCTTCGCGTCGGCATCGTCGGCCTCGGATTCATCGGCACCCAGAAGCACCTGGTGGGCCTCGCCCAGCACAAGGACAAGGCGGAGGTCGTGGCCTTCTGTGACTACGACATCGAGCGTGCCGAGGCCGCCAAGGCCCAGTGGGGCAATGACAGCGCCTACACCACCACCGACTACAAGCGCCTGACCGAGGACCCCGACATCGACGTCATCCACGTGTGCACGTGGAACGCCAACCACTGCGAGATCACCTGCGCGGCCCTGGAGGGAGGTAAGCACGTCCTGGTGGAGAAGCCCATGGCCGTCACCGCTGAGGACGCCCGGCTCATGCGCGACACCGCCAAGCGCGTGGGCAAGAAGCTCTCCGTCGGCTTCCAGTACCGTCAGCGCGAGGAGTACCAGTTCCTCAAGGCCCTGGTGGACGAGGGCAAGTTCGGCGAGATCTACACCGCCAAGGCCCACGCCACCCGTCGTCGCGGCGTGCCGATCTGGGGTGTCTTCACCGACAAGTCCAAGCAGGGCGGTGGCCCTCTCATCGATCTGGGTGGTCACTCGATCGACGTGTGCCTGTGGCTCATGAACAACTACGAGATCGCCTCGGTGACCGGCGTGGTCAACTACAAGCTGGGCGACAAGCCTCAGGGCAACATCGGCGGTGAGTGGGACCCCGCCACCTACGAGGTCGAGGACTCGGCCTTCGGCTTCGTCACCTTCAAGAACGGCGCCTCGCTCTTCGTCGAGGCCTCCTGGGCCCTCAACATCAAGGCGGCTCGCGAAGGCTGCGTCACCCTGTGCGGTACTGAGGCTGGTGCCGAGACCATCCAGGACCCGAGCGGCTCGGCCAACCTCGTCGTCGAGGTCAACCAGATCGAGGGCGGCAAGCAGACCAACACCACCTTCGGCGAGGGAGGCGCCTACTTCTCCGCCGGTGGTGTGGGCGGTGCCCAGAACGGCTTCGCCTACATGGGTGGCCGAGAGGCGGGCCTGTGGCTGGACGCCATCATCAATGACACCGAGCCCTACGTCACGGCTGACCAGGCCGTCGTTGTCACCGAGATCCTGGACGGGATCTACACCTCCGCCGCTCAGGGCGGCAAGCCGGTCTACTTCGACTGA
- a CDS encoding DHA2 family efflux MFS transporter permease subunit, translating to MSVDTSAHTHSVKGNSSGVNPYKVAAVVMIGSFMSVLDGTIINVAIPALQSYYAAPDGALPAYSSVAWAITGYALATAAIIPLTDYGLRRTGHRRMYIGSIALFTIASVLCALSPSLGVLITMRVLQGLCGGCIMPVGTALVASVAGDRLGKMMGLMGIPMLIAPIVGPILGGWLVEVASWHWVFLINVPFGAAAVVLGLAVLPRSRQSGQAVLDGVGVALMSPGLALTLWGVSNAGSGLPVTAPMVWLPLVLGLVMVAAFVRHSLQAAHPLLDLSILRLRPYRNAIMLAVFFQTGFTADLLLLPSYFQQVRGLGAMEAGLFIAPTGLGALITMPLAANAVDRHAPGKVIPFGMAAMFASVLALTQVGADTSLWYLAAILTLQGMGIGGTMMPVSTAALQAVPRAEVGNATTLFNIGQQVFGAVGIAVVSVTLALLLAASELASAAVAGEFGGAQRVVGLSQAAEAFAGAFWVPAVAMGLAFVMAFRLPMQLVRAPHSSR from the coding sequence ATGTCCGTGGACACCTCTGCCCACACCCACTCCGTCAAGGGCAACAGCAGCGGAGTCAACCCGTACAAGGTTGCTGCCGTCGTCATGATCGGCTCGTTCATGTCGGTTCTGGACGGGACGATCATCAACGTGGCGATTCCGGCCCTCCAGAGCTACTACGCAGCTCCCGACGGTGCCCTCCCTGCGTACTCCTCGGTGGCCTGGGCTATTACCGGATATGCGCTGGCCACGGCTGCCATCATCCCTTTGACCGACTACGGTCTTCGCCGTACTGGCCACCGTCGGATGTATATCGGCTCCATCGCATTGTTCACCATCGCCTCGGTGCTGTGCGCCCTGTCCCCCAGCCTGGGGGTTCTCATCACCATGCGTGTCCTGCAGGGACTCTGTGGTGGCTGCATCATGCCGGTGGGTACAGCTCTGGTCGCCTCGGTTGCTGGCGACCGCCTGGGCAAGATGATGGGGCTGATGGGCATTCCTATGCTCATCGCGCCCATCGTGGGTCCCATCCTGGGCGGGTGGCTGGTCGAGGTAGCGTCCTGGCACTGGGTGTTCCTCATCAACGTGCCCTTCGGAGCTGCCGCGGTGGTTCTGGGGCTGGCGGTGCTGCCACGTTCGCGGCAGAGCGGTCAGGCTGTGCTCGACGGTGTGGGGGTGGCTCTCATGTCCCCAGGACTGGCACTGACGCTGTGGGGTGTGTCCAATGCAGGTTCCGGTCTGCCCGTGACCGCGCCGATGGTGTGGCTGCCGCTTGTGCTCGGGCTCGTCATGGTCGCGGCCTTCGTTCGTCATTCACTTCAGGCTGCACATCCCCTGTTAGACCTGAGCATCCTGCGACTGCGCCCTTACCGCAACGCCATCATGCTGGCCGTCTTCTTCCAGACCGGCTTCACCGCTGACCTGCTGCTTCTGCCCTCCTACTTCCAGCAGGTGCGTGGCCTGGGGGCCATGGAAGCGGGGCTGTTCATCGCGCCGACCGGCCTGGGGGCGTTGATAACGATGCCCCTGGCCGCCAATGCGGTTGACCGCCATGCCCCGGGCAAGGTCATCCCGTTCGGGATGGCTGCGATGTTTGCCTCTGTCCTGGCGCTGACCCAGGTCGGCGCAGACACGAGCTTGTGGTACCTCGCTGCGATCCTCACGCTCCAAGGCATGGGAATCGGGGGAACGATGATGCCGGTGTCCACTGCTGCCCTGCAGGCGGTGCCGCGGGCCGAGGTTGGTAACGCCACGACGCTGTTCAACATCGGCCAGCAGGTCTTCGGGGCGGTAGGGATTGCGGTGGTGTCGGTGACGTTGGCTCTGCTGCTGGCTGCGTCTGAGCTGGCGAGCGCGGCAGTGGCGGGAGAGTTCGGGGGCGCCCAGCGGGTGGTGGGCCTGTCCCAGGCGGCTGAGGCCTTTGCCGGGGCCTTCTGGGTCCCAGCGGTGGCGATGGGACTGGCCTTTGTCATGGCGTTCCGTCTGCCGATGCAGCTGGTCCGCGCCCCCCATTCCTCCCGGTAG
- a CDS encoding sugar phosphate isomerase/epimerase family protein: MTASQIKRGVSLYSYQHEYAHGTFTLEDAVAAAAKEGALGIETLGEQMIPGFPFPGQPDLPDSFYDHWRELMERYGTTPTVHDMFLDTKRYKDRLLNLDEMVDSLKRDIRHTAKLGAKGIRVIVNTPPQVVEAAAPYARDHGVWMGVEVHSPYSFEDDWIKRHLEVGERVGTDVVGCVPDMGIFVYRLPRVLADRALRDGADPALAQEIVETYNAHGDTQALFDRLEKQGADGVTLGLARNATFMIAQPVDCLREHAQLIKHIHAKFYEMHEVEGFDYWHEYSIPYHEIVPVLEEIGYDGYLSSEYEGNRHVEDVETVDSVAQVAAHQTMLKALLSAEAREEK, encoded by the coding sequence GTGACCGCATCACAGATCAAACGCGGTGTCAGCCTCTACTCCTACCAGCACGAGTACGCCCACGGGACCTTCACCCTTGAGGACGCGGTCGCTGCAGCCGCCAAGGAGGGTGCGCTGGGTATCGAGACGCTCGGCGAGCAGATGATCCCCGGTTTCCCTTTCCCCGGCCAGCCTGACCTACCTGACTCGTTCTATGACCACTGGCGCGAGCTGATGGAGCGCTACGGTACCACGCCGACCGTCCACGACATGTTCCTGGACACCAAGCGCTACAAGGACCGCTTGCTCAACCTTGATGAGATGGTCGACTCCCTCAAGCGAGACATTCGGCATACCGCCAAGCTAGGGGCCAAAGGTATCCGCGTCATCGTCAACACGCCCCCGCAGGTGGTGGAGGCCGCTGCCCCCTATGCCCGCGACCACGGGGTGTGGATGGGGGTGGAGGTCCACTCCCCCTACTCCTTCGAGGATGACTGGATCAAGCGTCACCTTGAGGTGGGCGAGCGCGTGGGGACCGACGTCGTCGGCTGCGTGCCGGACATGGGGATCTTCGTCTACCGTCTGCCCCGCGTCCTGGCCGATCGTGCCCTGCGCGATGGTGCCGACCCCGCTCTTGCCCAGGAGATCGTGGAGACCTACAACGCCCATGGTGACACTCAGGCCTTGTTCGACCGCCTTGAGAAGCAGGGCGCTGATGGTGTGACGCTGGGGCTTGCTCGCAACGCCACCTTCATGATCGCCCAGCCGGTGGACTGCCTGCGTGAGCATGCGCAGCTCATCAAGCACATCCACGCCAAGTTCTACGAGATGCACGAGGTGGAGGGCTTCGACTACTGGCACGAGTACTCCATCCCCTACCACGAGATCGTGCCTGTGCTGGAGGAGATCGGGTACGACGGGTACCTGTCCAGCGAGTACGAGGGCAACCGGCACGTTGAGGACGTGGAGACGGTCGACTCCGTCGCCCAGGTTGCTGCCCACCAGACCATGCTCAAGGCCCTGCTGTCGGCTGAAGCGCGCGAGGAGAAGTGA
- a CDS encoding C-glycoside deglycosidase beta subunit domain-containing protein, producing MPTKFMKLGFDEKVLRRLANETEEGRAVGYVLDVGFNYYRGTPVSAIERLELSVDGQRVDEDRILVEVNGKFLRISQLPLAFTEYWGVKTPLRLHVSGEPLAAGQYDVDLVCECRVVYMEFAPGVFGMLDASARKTLTVEE from the coding sequence ATGCCAACCAAGTTCATGAAGCTCGGTTTTGACGAGAAGGTACTGCGCCGTCTTGCTAACGAGACCGAGGAGGGTCGTGCCGTCGGCTACGTGCTCGACGTCGGCTTCAACTACTACCGGGGGACGCCAGTGTCCGCCATCGAGCGTCTCGAGCTGAGCGTGGACGGTCAGCGGGTGGATGAGGACCGGATCCTCGTCGAGGTCAACGGCAAGTTCCTGCGCATCTCGCAGCTGCCCCTCGCCTTCACCGAGTACTGGGGGGTCAAGACCCCTCTCCGCCTGCACGTGTCTGGCGAGCCGCTCGCTGCCGGCCAGTACGACGTCGACCTCGTGTGCGAGTGCCGCGTGGTCTACATGGAGTTCGCACCCGGTGTCTTCGGGATGCTGGACGCCTCCGCCCGCAAGACCCTGACGGTTGAGGAGTGA
- a CDS encoding glycosyl hydrolase, with amino-acid sequence MTTASDRDDLHRPATRTSLSAEHLAHPPRTDRPGIRWWWQSPTPVAELIEELHAIADAGFGEVEIAFSPGFWADDAQREALAAVLAEAARLDVGVAMTLGAAWPLQTPNTASGTEYAAQELQYGVRWIDGDRRSHTTPVPLPFDDPGGVRPSRLVAVVAARVHERGRAPRVVPSGSPWGQPTKIDPPLHSTVIDEDSLTVLTPAVRTEGTNAVVTWAPGPGRWAVTAFWSRDSEQGAASFLDARATRAALSYLDEHQVGGCAQALTAPGSTAVEMFEDSLELNANCLFWVPDMLERFASRHGDDLTRYLPLLMVHGQCRYWVPQDDPRPDFVGVRADGKASDLGRRVRSDYERLLTDLYVSEHLHVIQGWARGHGMRYKAQAAYGQNLEPVRSFRELVRCGGRAEVESLNSGDRVPMRMDFPTWRFSVDWQRSCISGAHQGGALRVSTELGAQMDRCYDFGLPDYRQMLDKEWALGVTKPFVHGFASQAPDAPWPTQGRFGTIVSESWNHRHFPQWEAWKALTGYWARGTAVLETGTPRTDVAVYRDGFLTTAARGSADDDATAPDRLIDAEPLERAGYGVQVLDPVGLAEPGVVGQDATGTPVLFPDGPAYRALVLETSSLTADAARALADAAEAGLAVVVVGPPPARDTGWGGHDRSAQVADDVVRALAAARTRRVADWDEVPAALADLGVRPRAGWRGPVLLSQVRDADEGRLVLVYNPDADSAVSLTLDVEGEGAATVIDLDAGALRPVAARSAEGRTLVDLALAPLGLAIVRVGAPALAAGAQPQAPVRVAGALVGTGARTEALAPCGQALGLVWGELVVTAEEEAGARTLTLDGQGPADWREVPGLTDVSGTGRYRARVTGADGAPVEAGLLAGARLSLGRVGGVATVSVGGSVLATVLRPDDVVEVGSALADEVAAGRELVIEIEVRTTLRNATLAADVYMTGPWPVEHPSVPHGLLGPVRLLV; translated from the coding sequence ATGACCACCGCTAGCGACCGGGACGACCTGCACCGCCCCGCCACCCGCACGAGCCTGAGCGCCGAGCACCTGGCCCACCCGCCGCGCACCGACCGCCCCGGCATCCGCTGGTGGTGGCAGTCGCCCACGCCCGTCGCCGAGCTCATCGAGGAGCTGCACGCCATTGCCGACGCTGGCTTTGGAGAGGTGGAGATCGCCTTCTCGCCCGGGTTTTGGGCCGATGACGCCCAGCGCGAGGCGCTCGCGGCCGTCCTGGCGGAGGCTGCCCGCCTCGACGTCGGCGTCGCTATGACCCTGGGCGCCGCCTGGCCCCTCCAGACGCCCAACACAGCGAGCGGCACCGAGTACGCAGCCCAGGAGCTGCAGTACGGGGTCAGGTGGATCGACGGCGATCGTCGCAGCCACACCACGCCGGTACCGCTGCCATTTGACGATCCTGGCGGCGTGCGGCCCAGCCGACTGGTTGCCGTCGTCGCCGCACGAGTACACGAGCGAGGACGTGCCCCGCGCGTCGTGCCCTCAGGCAGTCCCTGGGGGCAACCCACAAAAATTGACCCACCCTTGCACTCGACGGTGATTGACGAGGACTCCCTGACCGTCCTGACTCCCGCAGTGCGCACGGAAGGTACCAACGCCGTCGTCACATGGGCTCCCGGGCCGGGACGGTGGGCCGTGACCGCGTTCTGGTCACGAGACAGTGAGCAGGGCGCTGCCAGCTTCCTTGACGCGCGAGCCACCCGTGCGGCGCTGAGCTACCTCGATGAGCACCAGGTCGGTGGCTGCGCCCAGGCCCTCACGGCACCGGGGTCCACCGCCGTGGAGATGTTTGAGGACTCCCTCGAGCTGAATGCCAACTGCCTGTTCTGGGTCCCGGACATGCTCGAGCGCTTTGCCAGCCGCCACGGTGACGACCTCACCCGCTACCTTCCTCTCCTCATGGTGCACGGGCAGTGCCGGTACTGGGTACCGCAGGACGATCCCCGCCCTGACTTTGTGGGCGTCAGGGCAGACGGGAAAGCCAGTGACCTGGGCCGCCGGGTGCGCAGCGACTATGAGCGGCTCCTGACCGATCTCTACGTCAGCGAGCACCTGCACGTCATTCAGGGCTGGGCTCGCGGTCATGGGATGCGCTACAAGGCCCAGGCCGCGTACGGGCAGAACCTGGAGCCGGTGCGGTCCTTCCGGGAGCTGGTGCGCTGCGGCGGGCGTGCGGAGGTGGAGTCCCTCAACTCAGGGGACAGGGTGCCGATGCGCATGGACTTCCCCACGTGGCGGTTCTCCGTGGACTGGCAGCGCTCGTGCATCTCTGGCGCGCACCAGGGCGGGGCGCTGCGTGTCTCCACCGAGCTGGGTGCTCAGATGGACCGGTGCTACGACTTCGGTCTGCCTGACTATCGCCAGATGCTTGACAAGGAGTGGGCACTGGGGGTCACCAAGCCATTCGTGCACGGTTTCGCCTCACAGGCCCCCGACGCGCCCTGGCCCACTCAAGGCCGCTTCGGCACGATCGTCTCCGAGTCGTGGAACCACCGTCATTTCCCCCAGTGGGAGGCGTGGAAGGCGCTGACCGGCTACTGGGCGCGCGGCACCGCCGTCCTCGAGACCGGCACGCCGCGCACCGACGTCGCCGTCTACCGCGACGGCTTCCTCACGACCGCCGCCCGGGGGTCCGCAGACGACGACGCCACCGCCCCCGACCGCCTCATCGACGCCGAGCCGCTCGAGCGCGCCGGCTACGGCGTGCAGGTCCTCGACCCCGTCGGCCTGGCTGAGCCCGGCGTCGTGGGGCAGGACGCCACCGGTACACCCGTCCTCTTCCCCGACGGGCCCGCCTACCGGGCCCTCGTCCTCGAGACCTCGTCACTGACCGCCGACGCCGCCCGTGCGCTCGCCGACGCCGCCGAGGCGGGCCTCGCCGTCGTCGTCGTGGGGCCCCCGCCTGCCCGCGACACCGGGTGGGGCGGGCACGACCGTTCGGCTCAGGTGGCCGACGACGTCGTGCGGGCCCTGGCGGCTGCGCGCACCCGGCGGGTGGCCGACTGGGACGAGGTACCCGCCGCGCTCGCCGACCTGGGCGTGCGCCCGCGCGCCGGCTGGCGGGGGCCGGTCCTCCTGTCCCAGGTGCGTGATGCCGACGAGGGGCGTCTCGTCCTCGTCTACAACCCCGACGCCGACTCCGCCGTGAGCCTCACGCTCGACGTCGAGGGCGAGGGGGCGGCAACCGTCATCGACCTCGACGCCGGGGCCCTGCGGCCGGTGGCAGCCCGAAGCGCCGAGGGACGCACCCTCGTCGACCTTGCCCTCGCCCCGCTCGGCCTGGCCATCGTGCGCGTGGGGGCGCCGGCCCTGGCTGCGGGGGCGCAGCCGCAGGCGCCGGTGCGCGTGGCTGGGGCGCTTGTGGGGACCGGCGCCCGCACCGAGGCGCTGGCACCCTGTGGGCAGGCTCTTGGTCTCGTGTGGGGCGAGCTGGTCGTCACCGCGGAAGAGGAGGCGGGAGCACGCACCCTCACCCTCGACGGCCAGGGCCCCGCCGACTGGCGTGAGGTCCCCGGTCTCACGGACGTCTCCGGCACGGGCCGCTACCGCGCTCGTGTCACCGGGGCGGACGGCGCGCCCGTTGAGGCCGGGCTCCTGGCCGGGGCACGTCTGAGCCTCGGGCGCGTTGGCGGCGTCGCCACGGTGAGCGTGGGCGGGAGCGTGCTCGCCACCGTCCTGCGGCCCGACGACGTTGTGGAGGTCGGCAGCGCGCTCGCGGACGAGGTCGCGGCGGGCCGGGAGCTGGTCATCGAGATCGAGGTACGTACGACCCTGCGCAACGCCACCCTCGCCGCCGACGTGTACATGACCGGCCCGTGGCCCGTGGAGCATCCGAGCGTGCCTCACGGCCTCCTCGGGCCGGTGCGCCTGCTCGTCTGA
- a CDS encoding C-glycoside deglycosidase beta subunit domain-containing protein: MFNEMIIREGSVRHLVSEGGEVTGFELDTHIPYYRGLGLSMIEVPEVVVDGVAVDEVDLRFVYNGVSRTFAELADVSDVRWELRTFAQIQVLRPGGLAAGEHEIHVNLRLRVSYLPILSENRFTRTVTIA; the protein is encoded by the coding sequence GTGTTCAACGAGATGATCATCCGCGAGGGCTCGGTCCGTCACCTTGTGAGCGAGGGCGGCGAGGTGACGGGCTTTGAGCTCGACACCCATATCCCCTACTACCGCGGGCTGGGCCTGTCCATGATCGAGGTGCCCGAGGTCGTCGTTGACGGCGTCGCGGTGGATGAGGTGGACCTTCGCTTCGTCTACAACGGTGTCAGTCGTACCTTCGCCGAGCTCGCAGACGTGTCTGACGTGCGGTGGGAGCTGCGCACCTTCGCCCAGATCCAGGTGCTGCGTCCAGGTGGGCTGGCCGCTGGCGAGCACGAGATCCACGTCAACCTCAGGCTGCGGGTGTCCTACCTGCCCATCCTCTCCGAGAACCGCTTCACCCGTACGGTCACGATCGCCTGA
- a CDS encoding maltose acetyltransferase domain-containing protein — protein sequence MEDQDARARAGLLFDAAWPGYRPMKARAHDLCRRYNALDELDPQRQEIIPQIFDEIGEGFYVRGPLQVNCGVHTRIGKRFFANFNVTILNDVPVTIGDDVVVGAGSIVTHDLPSGWLAVGSPARPVRPIDEADSVHSPGSLVHGRLSSEQRPAGAGSD from the coding sequence ATGGAGGACCAGGACGCTCGAGCACGTGCCGGGCTGCTCTTTGATGCCGCCTGGCCCGGTTACCGGCCGATGAAGGCACGTGCCCATGACCTGTGCCGGCGGTATAACGCGCTCGACGAGCTAGACCCTCAGCGCCAGGAGATCATCCCCCAGATCTTTGATGAGATCGGCGAGGGCTTCTATGTTCGTGGTCCTCTCCAGGTCAACTGCGGTGTCCATACACGCATTGGCAAACGCTTCTTTGCCAACTTCAACGTCACGATCCTCAACGACGTTCCTGTCACCATTGGCGATGACGTGGTGGTCGGAGCCGGCAGCATTGTCACGCATGACCTGCCTTCCGGATGGCTCGCCGTCGGATCGCCGGCACGCCCGGTGCGACCGATCGACGAGGCGGATTCTGTCCATTCACCTGGCTCGCTCGTCCATGGCCGGTTAAGCAGCGAGCAGCGTCCTGCTGGGGCGGGCTCGGATTGA